CCATTCACTGGTGTCGGAGAGGGACGACGGCGATGGCTTGGGCTTGCAAAGCGGCCTCCCTTGCGCGGCCGGATGTTGGGTCGCCGGAGGTTATTCTACCTGCAACCGCCTGTTCGACCTTGCCGGCCGGTGTTCTATTAGCCGGCGGTCGGATCCGCTTCGCCGATGTCAATCTTAACGACGCGTTACCTGACTGGACAACGATCGAGCACGCCCTCACTCCGAACACCGTGGCTGTGCTCTTCATCCACATGTTTGGGAACACTGCAGCACTCGATGACCTGCAGCGCAAACTGACAAGTCGGGGTTTGGTGCTGATAGAAGACGTCGCTCAAGCCTTCGGCGGGCATCTGCCGAACGGCGATCCGGTTGGGTCGGCGGGCGATCTGGTCATCCATGGCTTCACGGACAATAAAATCCTCGAGTCGGGTGGCGGCGCACTCGTTGTTAGAAGAAGCGACCTGTTAGAGCCGGTATTGGAAGCTAAAGAGATGCTTCCCAAACCGAAGCCAATGGCAAGAGAGGACTATCAACGTTTCGACCGGAGTTACCAATCGTTCTATTCAGGTCTGGTCGAACTGGTGCGAATGGCGCCGGGTGCCCGGCCGCACCGGTCTTATGAGGATATGATACCGCATTGGGGCGAATGGTTTCTGCAAGGCGAACCGCCGGGACTCCGGCTCGACTACGAAAGACGCAGACTGGATTCAGAAATTGCGCACCGGCTGATGATGGCCGGAGTTTATGAAGATCGGGTAGGAACTTCTTTTGGGAGACCGCTTTCGCACCCTGGGATAAGCGGCAATTGCTGGCGGTGGAGTATGTTGCTGAATGAGGGGTTGTCGCAGGAATCGGTTATTGCGGCGCTGCGGCGGCGTGGCATTCCCTCGACCGACCTCTACTGGCCGCTCGATACGTTGCTCGGGGATGGTCCGGAGTGCAAGGTGGCGAGGGAATTGGGGAGGAGGGTTATCAACCTTCCGGTCGATCGCAGCGCAACCCCCGAGTTGGCGGTCGAAGTGGCGAAAGTTCTTGCCGCACAGGTTTGACATTGCCTCCTGTTACAATTTAGATGGGGGGAGGAAGGATGTCAGCGAGGGCGGAAGGAATGCCCCGGGACAGTCCTCAAGGCCTTTCCAATCTTACTATCGCATGGACATGACTACGAACTGCTTGTGCCGGAGGCCGGATTTGAACCGGCACGCCCTTGCGAGCGCCACCCCCTCAAGATGGTGTGTCTGCCAATTTCACCACTCCGGCGGGATGAATAAGATAGTCAACAGGCGGCCTCCAAGTCAAGGCAGTGTCAGCCCGACTCATTGCAGGACACGATTTTGAAGGCTCGTCAAAAAAGTTGGCGTTTTCCGGTTTCTCCCCTTGCGGAGACGGGGAGAGGGCATTATATTGAAGCGCTAATCCACATTGACAACCTATCGTGCTCATCCTTAAGGTTCTGCTGACCTCAGTTCACGTCCTGGTCAGCCTGGTGTTGATCGTATCGATTTTGCTGCAGGCTTCCAAAGGCGGCGGCCTTGCTTCGACCTTTGGCGGTCAGGCGGCGTCGGTCTTTGGTCCGCGCAGCGCAGCCAGCGCGCTATCCACCGTGACTCGATACCTGGCCGGGGTCTTTCTGGTCCTATCGTTTACCCTTTCGATGCTGGCTGCAGGCAGTTTCGGTCCCTCCAGCGTTACGCAAAGGGTGCTGGAGTCGTCGCCGGCTTCGCAATTGCCGTCGGTCGAAGACCTTGATTTGGGAGCGCCTTCCGCGCCTGCTCCTTCGGATGAGGCACCGGTCAACCCGCTGGAGGGATCGGAGGGGCGTTAGCGTCGTTTGCCGCAAGCCGGAGTGGTGGAATTGGCAGACGCGCTGGTTTCAGGGACCAGTATCCTTCGGGATGTGCGGGTTCGACTCCCGCCTCCGGCACGTTCGTGATTGATCCAAAGGGCTAAGAGTCCTTAGTTTAGTGTGACGCCGGTCACACCCGGAATGATCCGGGGGGAGCATCTTTCAAGTCGGATGGTTAAATCCAATCTGAGGCAGATATGAAGCGAGCAATCCTGATCCTCCTGCTTGTTGCCATGGTAGCAGCGGGTCCAACCTTTGCCGGCCAGTTCTATGGCGGTAAGGGACTGCTCCACACCAACAGCGCGTTGGTTCTACCGCCGGGGGCTCTCGACATGAGCCTTTATATGCGGGGTTTCCTGTGGATTAAAGCGAGCGACAATTACGTCACCAACGGCACCAGTGCTCTGGCTACGGCCTTCGGGTTCTCGCGGCATCTTGAACTTGGGTTTACTCAAGTTCTCTATCAGGATCTGAATGGCACCAAGCGACCGGCTGCAGACAAGAACAAGACGGTTGTCATTCCCGGTAACACTTTCGTTCGGTTCAAGTGGGGCGGCTACCCCATCGGAGGCAACCTCTATTGGGGGATCATGCCGGCTCTGCGTTACCGGGTGGCACTTTATCAGGATGTGCAGTTCGAGCCTTATGAAGGAATCGGGATTGAGGCCGAACTGAGCGGGCTCCTCTCATACTATATGAAGCCTCTCTACCCGGATGAGGCGCCCTCCTTTCATCTCAACCTCGGATATCTGAATCATAATGACGGCACCAACCCGGGAAACGCGTCACAAGGTGTCAACTACCTGGTCTCGGCGATCTTCCCGCGCCCCCGATTCGACTATGGAGTTGAACTCTACGGGTCAAACTTCCTGAAACGGCCGCCATTGACCACTCTCGGTCGCGAAGACTGGGCTTACATGACCCCCTTTGTGCGCTACAAACTCTTCAAGGGTATGCACTTCACGATGGGGCTTGATGTCCTGCTCATAGGAGGTGAGGAAACCTCTCGGCCGAGGGCTCACAATGATTTGAATTACGCAACCTGGCGTATCAGCGGCAAGATGAACTTCGTTCCTTCAACGTCCTTCTATGCCGCTCCGACCTTCGTCAAGGCTGACCAGCCCGGCGGAACCGGCAAGGAGCGTCGTTCCTATTCGTCGTCAACCGGGGGAGGGCCGACACCGACCTTCAGCCGGCAGGAACTTTTCCGATGGGGTATTGAAGAACGCGGCCTTGATGCGCAGTCGATCGACCTCGACCTTGAAAAGATCCGTCAGGAGCGCAAGCGCGCTGAGGAAGAACTTCAACAACTGAAGCAGAAACTGGAAGCGAAACAGCGCCGCGAAGGTCAACAGTAGCCTCGATTAGCGTCTGCAAACTTCGGAAGCCCGCCCCCGGCGGGCTTCCAAGTCTATAGGCTTCAATCCCAAAAGTTGAGGGGCATCATGGAACAAGAGGCGATCAAGACCCGACAAGATGAAATCTTGAAACTCGAACTCGAGTTGATGGAGAAGTGGCAACAGGTGCGGGCAATGAAGCGGGAACTTCCGCCCGAGCCGGTTGACGATGCGACATTGCGCGACCACGACGGGAATCCGGTTCGGCTCTCGGAACTATTCGGCGCATCGCAGGACCTGATCCTGATCCACAATATGGGACGCAGTTGTCGGTGGTGCACACTCTGGGCTGACGGGTTTACCGGCTTTCTGCCGCACCTTGAGAGCCGCGCGGCATTTGTGCTCGTTTCACCGGACGAGCCGGAGGTGCAGAGGGACTTTGCCCGCTCCCGAGGCTGGAAAATCCGTATGCTCTCGGCAGCCGGAACGTCGTTCATCCGCGACCTCGGTTTTGAGCCGGAACCGGGGCACTATCAGCCGGGCTTTTCGACCCTTCATAAGGAACCTGACGGCCGAATCGTCCGCATCTCATGGGACTACTTCGGACCCGGGGATCCCTACTGCTCAGTCTGGCACATATTCGATTTGCTGAAGGACGGGACTGGCGACTGGGAACCTCAGTATAAGTATCCGGTTAATTAGTAATCACTCGCTTCTTTGGAGGTGAGATTCACAGCACTTACGGAGGGCTTCCTGCCTTCCGTTGAGAAATAGAGGAGACAGTCATGCCTGTGCGCTATGGAAATGCCGTCTGGCGGGGAGACCTCAAATCTGGTAGCGGCGTCGTCAGTTTGCATCATGGCGCCTGGTCGGGCGCTTATTCATTTGCCTCGCGCTTTGAAGAAGGCGCCGGGACAAATCCCGAGGAGATGATCGCATCGGCTCACGCCGCCTGCTTCTCAATGGCGTTTGCCAATGCCCTCGCGCAGTCAGGATTCACGCCGAAGTCTGTCGAAACTACCGCGCAGGTGCACCTGACGATGGTCGATGGCAAGCCTACCCTCACACCGATAGACCTCATCTGCACCGCT
The Calditrichota bacterium DNA segment above includes these coding regions:
- a CDS encoding DegT/DnrJ/EryC1/StrS aminotransferase family protein, coding for MHWCRRGTTAMAWACKAASLARPDVGSPEVILPATACSTLPAGVLLAGGRIRFADVNLNDALPDWTTIEHALTPNTVAVLFIHMFGNTAALDDLQRKLTSRGLVLIEDVAQAFGGHLPNGDPVGSAGDLVIHGFTDNKILESGGGALVVRRSDLLEPVLEAKEMLPKPKPMAREDYQRFDRSYQSFYSGLVELVRMAPGARPHRSYEDMIPHWGEWFLQGEPPGLRLDYERRRLDSEIAHRLMMAGVYEDRVGTSFGRPLSHPGISGNCWRWSMLLNEGLSQESVIAALRRRGIPSTDLYWPLDTLLGDGPECKVARELGRRVINLPVDRSATPELAVEVAKVLAAQV
- the secG gene encoding preprotein translocase subunit SecG encodes the protein MVLILKVLLTSVHVLVSLVLIVSILLQASKGGGLASTFGGQAASVFGPRSAASALSTVTRYLAGVFLVLSFTLSMLAAGSFGPSSVTQRVLESSPASQLPSVEDLDLGAPSAPAPSDEAPVNPLEGSEGR
- a CDS encoding DUF899 domain-containing protein; protein product: MEQEAIKTRQDEILKLELELMEKWQQVRAMKRELPPEPVDDATLRDHDGNPVRLSELFGASQDLILIHNMGRSCRWCTLWADGFTGFLPHLESRAAFVLVSPDEPEVQRDFARSRGWKIRMLSAAGTSFIRDLGFEPEPGHYQPGFSTLHKEPDGRIVRISWDYFGPGDPYCSVWHIFDLLKDGTGDWEPQYKYPVN
- a CDS encoding OsmC family protein; translated protein: MPVRYGNAVWRGDLKSGSGVVSLHHGAWSGAYSFASRFEEGAGTNPEEMIASAHAACFSMAFANALAQSGFTPKSVETTAQVHLTMVDGKPTLTPIDLICTAEVPGIDEAKFQEFANDAKVGCPVSRALASAEIRLEATLKSA